The following proteins are co-located in the Vanessa atalanta chromosome 11, ilVanAtal1.2, whole genome shotgun sequence genome:
- the LOC125067324 gene encoding putative transporter svop-1, protein MELNKEKRGKCTFEDALDISGFGKYNYSMLILCCFLILAMYIDIFGFSVLLPSVSCDMSLTTAQQGLLSAVPLIGIMVSSYAWGLCADTMGRRKTLLIAMPIGALFNLVASIAPNYISLCVLKFFSAGFSSSANAAAFVLLGETIPRAHRSRFMFLMASATMVGQLAICIPALPVFQLKFHIEVPALAMEYRPWRLLMQILSIPGLVGITGMFFLNESPKFLLSKGLEDRSIDVLKNMYHYNTGLDHDNYPVKSVCLDNSEIKWTTDTSFLRRMWNQTAPLFKPPLLKNSLKLYCILLCAYMTSTGFTMWVPTMTNAYFNGDDVTGKTFCEVASAAVRRSSQYARVTSNVTIDCDNVFKPMTLYAVMVYSGLCGLLNLVLTFIVGYLGKKKTTLLVFIVTVTCGIFLLFVRIPMLSIFLFYMFPYVALILGNINTYLVELNPTYLRGMATCLSVVVARGFGFVSVQLIATLLVDHCTPMMSGYIVLVLIGLATACLLPPDTKATTETLPTTQNELILGSNDSLNTIDQRKERHS, encoded by the exons ATGGAACTTAATAAAGAGAAACGTGGAAAATGTACTTTCGAAGACGCTTTAGACATTAGTG GATTTGGCAAATACAACTACAGTATGCTTATACTATGTTGTTTCTTGATCCTGGCGATGTACATCGACATCTTCGGGTTCTCGGTATTATTACCTAGTGTATCCTGTGACATGAGCCTCACGACTGCCCAACAAGGACTGCTATCAGCTGTTCCGTTGATAG gtataaTGGTATCTTCGTATGCCTGGGGACTCTGTGCAGATACTATGGGAAGACGAAAAACCCTACTAATTGCTATGCCCATTGGCGCCCTCTTCAACTTAGTAGCAAGCATAGCTCCTAATTATATCTCGCTTTGCGTACTGAAGTTTTTTTCAGCGGGATT CTCGTCGTCAGCTAATGCTGCTGCTTTCGTTCTACTCGGGGAAACTATTCCTAGAGCTCATAGAAGCcgtttcatgtttctaatgGCGAGCGCCACCATGGTTGGACAGCTCGCTATCTGCA TTCCAGCTCTACCAGTCTTTCAACTAAAATTCCACATTGAAGTGCCTGCGTTAGCCATGGAGTACCGGCCATGGCGACTACTGATGCAGATCCTCAGCATTCCGGGCTTGGTTGGAATCACTGGCATGTTTTTCCTTAACGAAAGTCCCAAGTTTCTTCTCAGCAAGGGCTTAGAGGATAGATCGATAGACGTATTGAAAAACATGTACCATTATAACACAGGGTTGGACCATGATAATTATCCg GTGAAGTCAGTGTGCTTAGACAATTCTGAAATAAAATGGACTACTGATACTTCTTTCCTGCGACGAATGTGGAATCAGACGGCGCCGTTGTTCAAGCCACCACTTCTGAAGAACTCCTTGAAGCTGTATTGCATTTTACTCTGCGCTTATATGAC ATCTACCGGTTTCACGATGTGGGTGCCGACTATGACGAATGCTTACTTCAACGGTGATGATGTCACGGGCAAAACGTTCTGCGAAGTCGCCAGCGCAGCAGTTCGACGTTCTTCACAGTATGCTCGTGTT ACATCCAATGTTACCATCGATTGTGATAACGTATTCAAGCCGATGACACTCTACGCCGTGATGGTTTACTCGGGACTCTGTGGACTCCTGAACCTTGTTCTCACGTTCATCGTAGGTTACCTCGGCAAGAAGAAAACCACTCTCCTGGTCTTCATAGTCACGGTCACCTGTGGGATATTTCTTCTCTTCGTGAGGATACCAATGCTCAGCATATTCCTATTCTACATGTTCCCATATGTGGCTTTGATCTTGGGAAACATAAACACCTACTTAGTTGAGCTGAATCCCACTTATTTAAG AGGCATGGCGACGTGCCTGTCGGTGGTGGTGGCGCGCGGCTTCGGCTTCGTCAGTGTGCAGCTCATCGCCACGCTGCTCGTTGACCACTGCACGCCCATGATGTCCGGGTACATCGTGCTAGTACTCA TCGGACTAGCTACAGCGTGCCTCTTGCCTCCAGACACGAAAGCAACCACAGAAACATTACCGACAACACAAAACGAACTGATTTTAGGCAGCAATGACAGTTTAAATACTATCGATCAAAGAAAAGAAAGACATTCATGA